The Pseudomonas entomophila genome segment AATGCCGCTGCGGGCAAAAACGGGCATTGTACATGCCATTGCCCGGCAATTCATGAACAAACCGACAGATCGGTGTGCTCTGTTTCGCGGCTAAACCCGCTGCTACAGGGCCTGTGCAAATCCCTGTAGCAGCGGGTTTACCCGCGAAAGGCCCAATGCACGCGTCAGTCGGTCACGACCTTCGCCTGCCCAAGGTTCGCCAGGCGAATGCTGTCCTGCGCCTGCTGGATCTCGCCCTGGCTGCCGATCGGCCCCAGGCGCACCCGGTGAAGCGTTTGCTGGTTGCGCACGATGGAGCTGATGAACACCGGCGCGCTGACCATGGTGCTCAGCTTCGAACGCAACAACTCGGCGGCGTCCGGGTTGGCGAACGCGCCCACCTGCAGGAAGCTGCCACCATTGCCGCTCGGGACGTTGTTACCCCCCACCTGCACCGGCACCACAGGTGCCGCGTGCTGCTGGGGCGGCGGTGTCCATTGCTCGACCCGCCCGGTGCTGGCCGGAATCGGCTGGGCCTGGGCCACCTGCGGTTCCTTGAGCATCAGTGGTGGTTGCTGGCCACGCTGGGCCCACCATTGCTGTGGATCGATCCCCTCGACACGTACGTGAGCGGTACCGATCTCGGCATAGCCAAGCTTCTTCGCGGCCGCATAAGACAAGTCGATGATGCGATCGGAGTAGAACGGGCCACGGTCGTTGACCCGCAGGATCACGCTCCGACCGTTGGCCAGGTTGGTCACCCGTACGTAGGCCGGCAGCGGCAAGGTCTTGTGCGCCGCGCTCATGCCGTAGAGGTCATAGAGCTCGCCATTGGCGGTGTTCTGGCCGTGGAACTTGGTGCCGTACCACGAAGCGGTACCCTCGGCGCGGTAGCTGCGCGAGTCCTGCATCGGGTAGTAAGTTTTGCCCATCACCGTGTATGGGTTGGCTTTGTAGTTGCCGGTGTGCACGGTCGGGGTGGCGTCGGGGATCTTGTTGACATCCACGTCCCACCAGGGCGCACCATCCTTGTGGGCGCGGTTGATGTCCAGGCCCGGTTGCGCACGGACAGTATTGCTACTGCTTTGCGGGGTGGGGCGGCTGGACGAGCAACTGGCCAGCACCAGGCCCACGGCGAGGCAGGTCAGCAGCTTGGCGGTGTTCACTGTGAAGAATTCGCGCATTACTTGACGCCCCGTGCCAGAACCAGCTGTTGCGCAAGCTGATGCACCGCCATGGCGTACATCACGCTGCGGTTGTAGCGCGTGATCGCGTAGAAGTTCTTCAGGCCCATCCAGTACTCGGGGCCGTTTTCGCCTTCCAGGCGGAAGGCGGTGACCGGCAAATCATCGCGCAACGCATCATGGCTCGACCAGCCCAGCGCTCGCAACTCCCCGACTGTCTTCACCGGCTCGATACCCGTGGTCAGGCCCTCGTCGACGCGCTCGCCGCGCACCTGAGCAGAGCTGACCACGGGCTCGCCGGCCACCCAACCATGGCGCT includes the following:
- a CDS encoding septal ring lytic transglycosylase RlpA family protein; amino-acid sequence: MREFFTVNTAKLLTCLAVGLVLASCSSSRPTPQSSSNTVRAQPGLDINRAHKDGAPWWDVDVNKIPDATPTVHTGNYKANPYTVMGKTYYPMQDSRSYRAEGTASWYGTKFHGQNTANGELYDLYGMSAAHKTLPLPAYVRVTNLANGRSVILRVNDRGPFYSDRIIDLSYAAAKKLGYAEIGTAHVRVEGIDPQQWWAQRGQQPPLMLKEPQVAQAQPIPASTGRVEQWTPPPQQHAAPVVPVQVGGNNVPSGNGGSFLQVGAFANPDAAELLRSKLSTMVSAPVFISSIVRNQQTLHRVRLGPIGSQGEIQQAQDSIRLANLGQAKVVTD